In Clostridium sp. DL-VIII, the following proteins share a genomic window:
- a CDS encoding PTS sugar transporter subunit IIC, with translation MSVNQTLNEKVVPAVMKFVNLKGLQALKDGILFTLPLNIVGSIFLLIAAFPWKPFTDFMTGIFGPSWNEPLYKVQHGTMGIMALVAVIGIAYIYAKNEGVEPFSCAVISLAVFMIVTNEYTMFAADPSATPIKVGGVLSQDWMGGKGMITAIIISLVVGAIYSALINKNITIKMPEGVPQGVVNGFAALIPAAIIFTGACVIYAVLEFVFNTSFSELIYKVVQTPLQAASDSPFGAILIAFAVPFLWFFGIHGGVTVSGVVTALLQANTADNANLQAAGTLDLAHGAHIVTQQFYDNFINLTGSGQTLAFTILLVVFAKSAQYKQLGRLALPANIFNINEPILFGTPVVLNPMMAVPFIFTPVINAILLYVAISSHILAPMGGAMPPWTVPTIFSGFIIGGPSYAIAQFVFLITSALIYFPFFKKVDAMAFADELAAQHGKGVEA, from the coding sequence ATGTCAGTCAATCAAACATTAAACGAAAAAGTAGTACCAGCGGTAATGAAATTCGTCAATTTAAAAGGACTGCAAGCATTAAAAGATGGTATACTATTTACCTTACCATTGAATATTGTTGGATCCATTTTCTTATTAATTGCCGCATTTCCATGGAAACCATTTACAGATTTTATGACTGGAATTTTCGGACCAAGTTGGAATGAGCCATTATATAAAGTACAACATGGTACAATGGGAATTATGGCACTAGTGGCCGTTATTGGTATTGCCTATATCTATGCAAAGAATGAGGGCGTTGAACCTTTTTCATGTGCTGTAATTTCATTAGCCGTATTCATGATTGTTACCAATGAATATACTATGTTTGCAGCAGATCCATCTGCAACTCCAATTAAAGTTGGAGGAGTCCTTTCGCAAGATTGGATGGGTGGTAAAGGTATGATCACTGCAATTATTATAAGTTTAGTCGTTGGAGCCATTTATTCTGCATTAATAAATAAAAATATTACCATAAAAATGCCAGAGGGTGTTCCTCAAGGAGTTGTTAATGGTTTTGCAGCTTTAATTCCAGCTGCTATTATATTCACAGGTGCATGTGTTATATATGCTGTGCTTGAGTTTGTATTTAATACTTCTTTTTCAGAACTTATATACAAAGTTGTTCAAACACCATTACAAGCAGCATCAGATTCTCCATTTGGAGCAATTCTTATCGCTTTTGCGGTACCATTCTTATGGTTCTTTGGAATACATGGAGGTGTAACAGTAAGTGGAGTTGTAACTGCTTTGTTACAAGCTAATACTGCAGATAATGCGAATTTACAAGCAGCAGGAACATTAGATCTTGCTCATGGAGCTCATATAGTAACTCAACAATTTTATGATAACTTTATTAACTTGACAGGTAGTGGTCAAACACTTGCATTTACAATACTATTAGTAGTTTTTGCAAAATCTGCTCAATACAAACAATTAGGTAGATTAGCATTGCCAGCCAATATATTTAATATCAATGAGCCAATATTATTTGGTACTCCAGTAGTATTAAATCCAATGATGGCTGTTCCATTTATATTTACACCAGTGATAAATGCAATATTACTTTATGTTGCAATTTCATCACATATACTTGCTCCAATGGGTGGAGCTATGCCACCTTGGACAGTACCAACTATATTCTCAGGTTTCATAATTGGTGGTCCAAGTTATGCTATAGCACAATTTGTATTCTTAATAACTTCAGCTTTGATTTACTTCCCATTCTTCAAGAAAGTAGATGCTATGGCATTTGCAGATGAATTAGCTGCACAG
- a CDS encoding PTS sugar transporter subunit IIB, translated as MITIKLFCASGMSTSVLVNKMKDAAKSKGIEAEIVAFPEAQMDRHLDSMDVALLGPQVGYTLGKAKKLCEPKGIPVEVIPMVDYGMMNGAKVLDLALKLAQK; from the coding sequence ATGATAACAATAAAATTATTCTGTGCATCAGGAATGTCTACAAGTGTTTTGGTTAATAAAATGAAAGATGCAGCAAAAAGCAAAGGGATAGAAGCAGAAATAGTGGCTTTTCCAGAAGCACAAATGGATAGACATCTAGACAGTATGGATGTTGCTTTACTTGGACCACAAGTTGGATATACTTTAGGAAAAGCAAAGAAACTTTGTGAACCAAAAGGAATTCCTGTAGAAGTAATACCAATGGTTGATTATGGAATGATGAATGGAGCTAAAGTTTTAGATTTAGCATTAAAGTTGGCTCAAAAATAA
- a CDS encoding PTS lactose/cellobiose transporter subunit IIA — MDQLEMAIMNIIINAGDCKNHAYMALNMVNEGKYEDVEKELELANEALGKAHDAQTDMLQKEAAGEKIELSVLFVHAQDHLMTAISEKNLIEQIIDLRKVVNTLLK; from the coding sequence ATGGATCAATTAGAAATGGCAATTATGAATATTATAATTAACGCAGGAGATTGCAAGAATCATGCTTATATGGCTCTTAATATGGTAAACGAAGGAAAGTATGAAGATGTTGAGAAAGAATTGGAATTAGCTAATGAAGCTTTAGGTAAAGCACATGATGCTCAAACAGATATGCTTCAAAAGGAAGCTGCTGGAGAAAAAATAGAGTTATCAGTTTTATTTGTTCATGCGCAAGACCATTTAATGACAGCTATATCAGAAAAAAATTTAATTGAACAAATTATTGATTTAAGAAAAGTTGTAAACACGTTATTAAAATAA
- a CDS encoding sigma-54-dependent transcriptional regulator: MTKKDLVYQKLLQLNLSDGIDTQTLSTLINMSRANLSHELNELCKEGKLFKSSTRPVLFFLSENKVTSKKSQLDLLAEHNVSLKDCVEQAKAAILYPPKGMNCLILGSTGVGKSMFASLMHNYAVEMNVKSADSPFIVFNCADYSNNPQLLTSQLFGVKKGAYTGAEADKTGLIEQADGGILFLDEIHRLPPEGQEALFVFLDSGTFRRIGDSETRKSDVLIISATTEDPNSALLNTFTRRIPIVINIPSLKDRTLDERLFLIKNFFKHESIRINKDIYASLNSLRALLSYDCPNNIGQLKSDVQLLCAKAYSEFLTNVKKDVRIHSKILPPYIKEGLYKEKEHRVLWNKLMSEEIEYFRFNGSNEDTNTIFNNSDNTIYDFIENKLEKLKSLDISNIDIENILEKDIAKHFNKNNSEVPKEINRQNLLTIIDESTLGCLDEIITHITKRLPIIFDNNLYTAFALHINTLINRIKSDKIIINTNLNKIKELYPAEFAIALEVKELIENHISKSIPIDEAGYLTLFLIPDNTFNDVSQDKVKVILIAHGESTATSMADVAGKLLGEDYVIPINAPVDVAPSKVLESLKICIQDNPTSAGYLLLVDMGSLTTFADVIKKEFNVDIKVISLVSTLHVLEATRKALIGSSLDDIYNDVLMVNSYVEIHKNINNVSENQDKILIITACLTGEGAAIAIKNFLLSNLRLNSDYFEIVCLNCLDKNYFKQKIINLQKHNEILFIVSSFPVNSPIKQYAMYEVFNMDVLKELQAAIDSKNTMLNLPKIIKENIYNIDGAELFKDVTNLLNTLQEKLSIKLSDENTVGIILHLSFVVGRLRNDDNPAVYPNKDAFIKENINLYNIVRENLNFINIKYNINIIDDEICYLMNLLLNTEPTLADKLK, translated from the coding sequence ATGACAAAAAAAGATTTAGTTTACCAAAAACTGCTCCAATTAAACCTTTCAGATGGTATAGATACTCAAACACTATCAACATTAATTAATATGTCCAGAGCAAATTTGAGTCATGAATTAAACGAACTTTGCAAAGAAGGTAAATTATTCAAATCTTCTACTAGGCCAGTACTATTTTTTCTTTCAGAGAATAAGGTTACAAGTAAAAAGTCTCAGTTGGATTTATTAGCAGAGCATAATGTTTCACTTAAAGATTGTGTCGAGCAAGCCAAAGCTGCTATATTATATCCACCTAAGGGCATGAATTGCTTAATACTAGGTAGTACTGGTGTTGGTAAATCTATGTTTGCTTCTTTAATGCACAATTACGCTGTAGAAATGAACGTAAAATCTGCTGATTCTCCATTTATAGTGTTTAATTGTGCTGATTATAGTAATAATCCTCAATTGCTTACCTCGCAGCTTTTTGGTGTAAAAAAAGGTGCTTATACAGGTGCTGAAGCTGATAAAACTGGATTAATCGAACAGGCAGATGGCGGAATTTTATTCTTAGATGAAATTCATAGACTTCCTCCTGAAGGCCAGGAAGCTCTTTTTGTATTTTTGGATAGTGGTACCTTTAGGAGAATTGGTGATTCTGAAACTAGAAAATCAGATGTTTTAATAATTTCAGCTACCACAGAAGATCCAAACTCTGCCTTACTAAATACTTTTACTAGAAGAATTCCAATTGTAATTAATATTCCTTCTCTTAAAGACAGAACTTTAGATGAGCGCTTATTTTTAATCAAAAACTTTTTTAAACATGAAAGTATTCGTATAAATAAAGACATTTATGCCTCCTTAAATTCTCTTAGGGCTCTCCTCTCCTATGATTGTCCTAACAATATAGGTCAACTAAAAAGTGATGTTCAGCTTCTTTGTGCAAAAGCTTATTCAGAATTTCTAACTAATGTTAAAAAAGATGTAAGAATTCATAGTAAAATATTACCCCCTTATATTAAGGAAGGTCTTTATAAAGAAAAGGAACATAGGGTTTTATGGAATAAACTTATGAGTGAGGAAATCGAGTATTTTAGATTTAACGGCTCTAATGAAGATACAAATACCATATTCAATAATAGTGATAATACAATCTATGATTTTATAGAAAATAAACTTGAAAAACTCAAGTCTCTGGATATCTCTAATATTGATATTGAAAATATTCTTGAGAAAGATATCGCAAAACATTTTAATAAAAATAACTCCGAAGTACCTAAAGAAATAAATAGACAAAACTTGTTAACAATAATTGATGAAAGTACATTAGGCTGTCTTGATGAAATAATAACTCACATTACCAAAAGACTTCCTATAATCTTTGATAACAATCTTTACACTGCTTTTGCTTTGCACATTAATACGTTAATAAATAGGATAAAAAGCGATAAGATAATAATTAATACTAATTTAAACAAGATTAAAGAACTTTATCCGGCAGAATTTGCCATAGCCCTTGAGGTAAAGGAACTTATTGAAAACCACATTAGTAAATCAATTCCAATAGATGAAGCTGGTTACTTAACCCTCTTTTTGATACCAGATAATACTTTTAATGATGTGTCTCAAGATAAAGTAAAAGTTATACTTATTGCTCACGGAGAATCTACAGCAACTTCAATGGCTGATGTTGCTGGGAAACTTTTAGGTGAAGATTATGTAATTCCTATAAATGCGCCTGTTGATGTTGCTCCATCAAAAGTTTTAGAAAGCTTAAAAATATGTATACAAGATAATCCTACTTCTGCAGGCTATCTCTTATTAGTTGATATGGGTTCTTTAACTACATTTGCAGATGTTATAAAAAAAGAATTTAATGTAGATATTAAAGTAATATCTCTTGTTTCAACTTTGCATGTATTAGAAGCTACAAGAAAAGCATTAATCGGATCTTCTTTAGATGATATTTATAACGATGTGCTTATGGTTAATTCTTATGTAGAAATACATAAAAATATAAATAATGTATCTGAAAATCAAGATAAGATATTGATTATAACAGCCTGCTTAACAGGAGAGGGTGCTGCCATTGCTATCAAAAACTTTTTACTTAGCAATCTTAGATTAAATAGTGACTACTTTGAAATTGTATGCTTAAATTGCCTTGACAAAAATTACTTCAAACAAAAAATTATTAATCTTCAAAAGCATAATGAGATATTGTTTATAGTTTCTTCTTTTCCTGTAAATTCACCTATAAAACAATACGCTATGTATGAAGTATTTAATATGGACGTACTAAAAGAGCTTCAGGCTGCTATTGATTCCAAAAACACTATGCTTAATTTACCTAAGATAATAAAAGAAAATATTTACAATATTGATGGTGCTGAGTTATTTAAAGATGTAACAAACTTATTAAATACATTACAAGAAAAACTATCTATTAAATTATCAGACGAAAATACTGTTGGTATTATTCTTCATTTATCCTTTGTCGTTGGAAGGCTTAGAAATGATGATAATCCGGCTGTTTATCCTAATAAAGACGCTTTTATTAAGGAAAATATTAATTTATACAATATAGTAAGAGAAAATCTTAACTTTATAAATATTAAATATAATATAAATATAATAGATGATGAGATTTGTTATTTAATGAATCTTCTGTTAAACACAGAACCTACACTTGCAGATAAGCTCAAATAA
- a CDS encoding MurR/RpiR family transcriptional regulator yields MFNYEIIQSLNDLELLLYRYIMKNAEKVVYMRIRELSDEAHVSTTTILRFCKKVNCEGYSEFKVKLKMHIQKNEENKISDDTSIIIDFFRKLDNSELDRKLNVVCDFIKEARNVIFIGTGTSGILCKYAARYFSSIGRFAMYIDDPYFPRNYKMYEESVIIAISVSGETPTVIDHISNLKREYSTVISITNSENCTIAKISDLNISYYVQREKIGISDITTQIPVLYIIESIGKRLHNKVLEN; encoded by the coding sequence ATGTTTAATTATGAAATTATTCAAAGTCTGAACGATTTAGAATTATTGTTATACAGATATATAATGAAAAATGCAGAAAAAGTTGTTTACATGAGAATTAGGGAACTATCCGATGAGGCACATGTATCAACGACTACCATATTGAGATTTTGCAAAAAGGTCAATTGTGAAGGCTACTCAGAATTTAAAGTAAAACTAAAAATGCATATACAGAAAAATGAAGAAAATAAAATAAGTGATGATACATCCATAATAATTGATTTTTTTAGAAAATTGGACAATAGCGAATTAGACAGGAAACTCAATGTTGTTTGTGATTTTATTAAAGAGGCGAGAAATGTTATATTTATAGGAACAGGAACCTCTGGAATATTGTGCAAATATGCTGCAAGATATTTCTCTTCAATAGGCAGATTTGCAATGTATATAGATGACCCGTATTTCCCAAGAAATTATAAAATGTATGAAGAATCTGTAATAATTGCAATATCAGTTTCTGGTGAAACACCTACAGTTATTGATCACATAAGTAATTTAAAAAGAGAATATAGTACAGTTATAAGCATAACTAATAGTGAAAATTGCACAATAGCTAAAATATCTGATCTTAACATATCTTATTATGTGCAACGAGAAAAGATAGGGATCAGCGACATAACTACTCAAATACCGGTATTATACATAATAGAAAGCATTGGAAAAAGACTGCATAATAAAGTCTTAGAAAATTAA
- a CDS encoding site-2 protease family protein: protein MEKENNENLIKKLGIKKFTLNILIVSLIILVLGLAISFKYSVGYLFILMIHELGHYITAKFLKINVVFGGFTPVGAYIVHGSTKNCRENALIAMGGPVFGGILGLIYYIVYYVTGDYTFLVLTLTSIMLNLVNLIPVRPLDGGQIVEAISPILCYIGFPFLIYLFISVSKLKSRILLIFIMIAGIYQTYNFTIKYRSDSYYKLDKYSRIKFIIIYSILVLSLAVSAIYLYNIFDYKDIFKSISRFK from the coding sequence ATGGAGAAAGAAAATAATGAAAATTTAATTAAGAAATTAGGTATAAAAAAATTTACATTAAATATTTTAATAGTTTCTTTAATAATTTTAGTATTGGGATTGGCTATAAGTTTTAAATATTCAGTAGGATATTTATTTATTCTTATGATTCATGAATTGGGTCATTATATTACAGCAAAATTTTTAAAGATAAATGTTGTTTTTGGAGGATTTACGCCTGTTGGAGCATATATAGTTCATGGAAGTACTAAAAATTGTAGGGAAAATGCACTTATTGCAATGGGAGGACCGGTATTTGGGGGCATACTTGGGCTCATTTACTATATAGTTTACTATGTTACAGGAGATTATACATTTTTAGTATTAACGCTTACTTCAATAATGTTAAATTTAGTAAACTTAATACCTGTAAGACCTCTTGATGGTGGTCAGATAGTTGAAGCGATATCTCCTATTCTATGCTATATTGGATTTCCATTTTTAATATATTTGTTTATATCTGTAAGTAAATTAAAGAGTAGGATATTATTGATTTTTATTATGATAGCAGGTATTTATCAAACATATAATTTTACTATAAAATACAGAAGTGATTCCTATTATAAACTGGATAAATATAGTAGGATAAAGTTTATAATTATATATAGTATATTGGTTCTATCCTTAGCAGTCAGTGCAATATACCTGTATAATATATTTGATTATAAAGATATATTTAAAAGCATTTCTCGATTTAAATAA
- a CDS encoding glycoside hydrolase family 1 protein: protein MFHKKLKDFPKDFLWGASTSAYQVEGAYDEDGKGLSVQDTKDPVPGTPDFKVSSDHYHHYKEDVALFAEMGFKTYRFSISWARIMPNGVGEVNPKGIEFYNNLIDELLSYGIEPLITMYHFDLPDELQKEGGWSNRKTADAFVNYAKVLFENFGDKVKYWLTINEQNMMILHGGAIGTVNDGVKNIEKELYKQNHHMLLAQAQVMKLCHKMCPKSKIGPAPNISSIYPASSRAEDVLAASNLSSIRNWLYLDMAVHGRYNPIAWNYMVEKGIEPIIEEGDMEILKGANPDFIAFNYYCTGTAAESKINDKEASTQEGDQQIAMGDLGVYKGVSNPNLEKTQFGWEIDPIGFRNTLREVYERYNLPIIITENGLGAYDTVEENDTINDDYRIDYLRKHIEQARLAITDGVDLIGYCPWSAIDLISTHQGFKKRYGFIYVNRDEFDLKDLRRIRKKSFFWYKKVIETNGEEL from the coding sequence ATGTTTCATAAAAAGTTAAAAGATTTTCCAAAGGATTTCTTATGGGGGGCTTCAACATCCGCTTATCAGGTGGAAGGAGCTTATGATGAAGATGGAAAGGGATTATCAGTTCAGGATACAAAAGATCCAGTTCCAGGAACACCAGATTTTAAAGTATCTAGTGATCACTATCATCATTATAAAGAAGATGTGGCACTATTTGCAGAAATGGGCTTTAAAACTTATCGTTTCTCGATTTCATGGGCTAGAATAATGCCAAATGGTGTAGGAGAAGTAAATCCTAAGGGAATAGAATTTTATAATAATTTAATCGATGAGTTATTATCATATGGAATAGAACCACTAATAACTATGTATCACTTTGATTTACCAGATGAGCTTCAAAAAGAAGGCGGTTGGTCTAATAGAAAAACAGCAGATGCATTTGTTAACTATGCAAAGGTCTTATTTGAGAATTTTGGAGATAAAGTTAAGTACTGGCTTACAATAAACGAGCAGAATATGATGATACTTCATGGAGGCGCAATTGGAACTGTAAATGATGGAGTGAAAAATATTGAAAAAGAATTATATAAACAAAATCATCACATGCTCCTTGCACAAGCTCAAGTAATGAAATTGTGCCATAAGATGTGTCCAAAGAGCAAAATAGGACCAGCTCCAAACATAAGCTCTATATATCCAGCAAGTTCAAGAGCTGAAGATGTCTTAGCTGCAAGTAATCTGTCTTCTATAAGAAATTGGTTGTATTTAGACATGGCTGTACATGGTAGATATAATCCAATAGCATGGAACTACATGGTTGAAAAGGGAATTGAACCAATAATTGAAGAAGGAGATATGGAAATCTTAAAAGGAGCAAATCCTGATTTTATAGCATTTAATTATTATTGTACAGGAACAGCTGCTGAAAGTAAGATTAATGATAAGGAAGCTTCTACTCAAGAGGGAGATCAGCAGATTGCAATGGGGGATTTAGGAGTTTACAAAGGAGTTTCTAATCCAAATTTAGAAAAAACTCAGTTTGGATGGGAAATCGATCCTATAGGCTTTAGAAATACCTTAAGAGAAGTATATGAAAGATATAATTTACCTATTATCATAACTGAAAATGGCTTAGGAGCGTATGATACTGTTGAAGAAAATGATACTATAAATGATGATTATAGAATAGATTATTTAAGGAAACACATAGAGCAGGCAAGACTTGCTATAACTGACGGAGTAGATTTAATTGGATATTGCCCATGGTCAGCAATAGATCTCATAAGTACTCATCAGGGTTTTAAGAAGAGGTATGGATTTATCTATGTAAACAGAGATGAATTTGATCTTAAGGATTTAAGAAGAATAAGAAAGAAGAGTTTCTTCTGGTATAAAAAAGTTATTGAAACTAATGGGGAAGAACTTTAA